In Mercurialis annua linkage group LG5, ddMerAnnu1.2, whole genome shotgun sequence, a single genomic region encodes these proteins:
- the LOC126683301 gene encoding uncharacterized protein LOC126683301, with translation MKISNTGENVSVNDNDETELAGETGSLPTKDFDNLESEATLTSTKKVKRKKKRIASEMEHSSARDIDTENGEAMDGVLVEDVNEPTMGEKLASLNLQDNDKIKDQENPESGPLAKPPSANSVNILLKQALHAEDRVLLLDCLYAQDEKVIANSISQLNPSDVLKLLHSLLTIIDSRGAILACALPWLKSLLLQHASEIMSQESALVSLNSLYQLIESRVSTFQSALQLSTCLDFLYTEVVDDMSEENETIVPVIFEDNDESEDDESEEAMDTDQDSEEEAPLGGISDLEEGDEDINE, from the exons ATGAAGATCAGCAACACCGGGGAGAATGTTTCCGTGAATGATAATGACGAGACTGAACTTGCTGGAGAAACTGGGAGTTTACCGACAAAAG ATTTCGATAATTTGGAATCAGAAGCAACACTGACCTCaaccaaaaaggtaaaacgaaaGAAGAAACGAATTGCATCAGAAATGGAGCATTCATCTGCAAGAGATATAGATACTG AAAATGGAGAGGCTATGGATGGAGTTCTTGTTGAAGATGTGAATGAGCCAACAATGGGTGAGAAACTTGCAAGTTTAAATTTACAAGATAATGATAAAATCAAAGACCAAGAAAATCCAGAATCAGGTCCTCTTGCAAAGCCACCAAGCGCCAACTCAGTTAACATTCTTCTTAAGCAAGCATTGCATGCTGAAGATCGTGTTCTTCTACTAGATTGCTTGTATGCCCAAGATGAAaag GTTATTGCAAATTCAATTTCACAGCTTAATCCATCTGATGTTCTCAAGCTTTTGCACTCGCTCCTCACGATAATTGACTCAAG GGGAGCAATCTTGGCATGTGCACTTCCATGGCTAAAAAGTTTGCTTCTTCAGCATGCCAGTGAAATAATGTCACAGGAGTCTGCTTTAGTTTCCTTGAACTCTCTATATCAG CTTATCGAGTCTAGAGTCTCAACTTTCCAGTCAGCATTGCAACTATCGACTTGCTTGGACTTTCTCTATACAgag GTTGTTGATGATATGTCAGAAGAAAATGAAACAATTGTTCCAGTAATTTTTGAGGACAACGACGAAAGTGAGGATGATGAATCTGAAGAGGCCATGGATACCGATCAAGATAGTGAAGAAGAAGCACCTTTGGGTGGAATTAGTGATCTTGAAGAAGGTGACGAAGACATTAACGAATGA
- the LOC126682955 gene encoding monothiol glutaredoxin-S15, mitochondrial isoform X2, with translation MAKPLSNLLSRGITGLSAARSNRNVAGSFYNNVQRYSTTVPKDPDTHEDFQPNNKFESSDLSLKDIVEQDVKGNPVMIYMKGVPDVPQCGFSALAVRILKQYNTPLSARNILENPELKSAVKSFRWQPYSPMSGRTSDKPLHIQKLNCS, from the exons ATGGCAAAACCATTGTCTAATTTATTATCGAGGGGAATCACAGGTCTCTCTGCAGCCAGGTCTAATAGAAAT GTGGCTGGATCCTTTTACAATAATGTACAGAGATACTCAACTACTGTACCGAAAGATCCCGACACTCATGAAGATTTCCAGCCAAATAATAAGTTTGAGAGCTCTGACTTGTCTCTAAAAGATATTGTTGAACAG GATGTCAAAGGAAACCCGGTTATGATTTACATGAAAGGGGTGCCTGATGTTCCTCAATGTGGATTCAGCGCCCTTGCCGTAAGAATACTCAAACAATACA ATACTCCCTTGAGTGCAAGGAATATTTTGGAGAATCCTGAGCTGAAAAGTGCTGTAAAATCATTCAG GTGGCAACCATATTCACCAATGTCTGGTCGGACATCCGACAAGCCGCTCCATATCCAAAAACTCAACTGCTCCTGA
- the LOC126682955 gene encoding monothiol glutaredoxin-S15, mitochondrial isoform X1, which translates to MAKPLSNLLSRGITGLSAARSNRNVAGSFYNNVQRYSTTVPKDPDTHEDFQPNNKFESSDLSLKDIVEQDVKGNPVMIYMKGVPDVPQCGFSALAVRILKQYNTPLSARNILENPELKSAVKSFSNWPTFPQIFIKGEFVGGSDIIMDMHQNGELKEMLQDTAAANEKSN; encoded by the exons ATGGCAAAACCATTGTCTAATTTATTATCGAGGGGAATCACAGGTCTCTCTGCAGCCAGGTCTAATAGAAAT GTGGCTGGATCCTTTTACAATAATGTACAGAGATACTCAACTACTGTACCGAAAGATCCCGACACTCATGAAGATTTCCAGCCAAATAATAAGTTTGAGAGCTCTGACTTGTCTCTAAAAGATATTGTTGAACAG GATGTCAAAGGAAACCCGGTTATGATTTACATGAAAGGGGTGCCTGATGTTCCTCAATGTGGATTCAGCGCCCTTGCCGTAAGAATACTCAAACAATACA ATACTCCCTTGAGTGCAAGGAATATTTTGGAGAATCCTGAGCTGAAAAGTGCTGTAAAATCATTCAG CAACTGGCCCACGTTCCCACAGATATTCATCAAGGGAGAGTTCGTTGGTGGTTCAGATATAATTATGGATATGCACCAG AACGGCGAGCTTAAGGAAATGCTGCAAGACACTGCTGCTGCCAATGAGAAGTCTAATTAG
- the LOC126681325 gene encoding periodic tryptophan protein 2 yields MNYRFQNLLGAPYRGGNAVITQNTQLISPVGNRVSITDLIKSQTVTLPLQSSTNIRRIAASPDGTFLITIDENNRCHFINIPRRAILHRITFKETVHDVKFSPDSKLIAVATGRLVQIWRSPGFKKEFFAFELVRTLADCEDTVLVINWSLDCKYLLIGSKDLTARLFPVERLNDGFTSNKPFLFLGHRDAVVGCFFGYDKKISDRVDRVYTIARDGYIFSWSYMGDDDGKFDNGEDDGSEPLSPGTPEKDGEGDLDMDGGIRRVVKKRKGFEGKGGNADEKVDYLHRGKWKLARKDGFMQSHAKVTACDYHKLLDMVVVSFSNGVFGLYQMPDFICIHLLSISREKITTAVFNETGNWLTFGCAKLGQLLVWEWRSESYILKQQGHYFDVNCLAYSPDSQLLATGADDNKVKVWNVSSGFCFITFSEHTNAVTALHFMANNHSLLSASLDGTVRAWDLFRYRNFRTFTTPSSRQFVSLAADQSGEVICAGTLDSFEIFVWSMKTGRLLDVLSGHEGPVHGLTFSPTNAVLASSSWDKTVRLWDVFEGKGSVEPFTHTHDVLTVVYRPDGRQLACSSLDGQIHFWDPVDGLLMYTIEGRRDIAGGRLMTDRRSAANSTAGKCFTTLCYSADGSYILAGGSSKYICMYDVADQILLRRFQITHNLSLDGVLDFLNSKNMTDAGPLDLVDDDDSDTEEGVNKQVRTKLGYDLPGSMPNRGRPIVRTKCLRIAPTGRSFSAATTEGVLVYSVDESFIFDPTDLDIDVTPEAVDEALNEDQPNRALILSLRLNEDSLIKKCIFSINPLDIPAMASSVPYRYLQRLIEALADLLESCPHLEFILRWCQELCKAQGNSIQQNSRNLLPCLKSLQKAITRIHQDLADTCSSNEYMLRYLCSASSNK; encoded by the exons ATGAATTACAGATTCCAGAATTTGCTCGGAGCTCCATACAGAGGGGGCAACGCAGTCATCACCCAAAACACACAGCTAATTTCACCGGTAGGTAACCGTGTTTCCATCACAGACCTCATAAAATCCCAAACCGTAACCTTACCTCTCCAATCCTCCACCAACATCCGGCGAATCGCCGCCTCTCCAGATGGCACATTTCTAATCACAATCGACGAGAACAATCGGTGTCACTTCATCAACATTCCTCGGCGTGCGATACTACACCGTATCACATTCAAGGAAACTGTACACGACGTTAAATTTAGCCCGGACAGTAAGTTAATTGCTGTTGCTACCGGTAGATTAGTTCAAATTTGGCGGTCGCCGGGTTTTAAGAAGGAATTTTTTGCATTTGAATTGGTTAGGACTCTTGCTGATTGTGAGGATACTGTATTAGTTATTAATTGGAGCCTTGATTGTAAGTATTTGCTTATTGGGTCTAAAGATTTGACTGCTAGGCTTTTTCCCGTTGAGAGGTTGAATGATGGGTTTACTAGTAATAAGCCTTTTTTGTTTTTAGGACATAGAGATGCTGTTGTTGGTTGTTTCTTTGGTTATGATAAGAAAATTAGTGATAGGGTTGATAGGGTATATACGATTGCTCGCGACGGGTATATTTTTAGTTGGAGTTATATGGGTGATGATGATGGTAAATTTGATAATGGGGAGGATGATGGCTCCGAGCCGTTGTCGCCAGGGACACCGGAGAAAGATGGGGAAGGGGATTTGGATATGGATGGTGGAATTAGAAGGGTTGTGAAAAAAAGAAAGGGTTTTGAAGGGAAAGGTGGGAATGCTGACGAAAAGGTGGATTATTTGCATAGAGGGAAATGGAAATTGGCAAGGAAAGATGGGTTTATGCAATCTCATGCGAAAGTGACTGCTTGTGATTACCATAAGTTACTTGATATGGTGGTTGTTAGTTTTTCTAATGGTGTTTTTGGGTTGTATCAAATGCCGGATTTTATTTGCATTCATTTGCTGTCGATTTCGAGGGAGAagattactactgcggtctttAATGAGACGGGGAATTGGTTAACCTTTGGTTGTGCAAAGTTAGGTCAACTTCTTGTGTGGGAATGGCGGTCTGAGAGTTATATACTGAAGCAGCAAGGGCATTATTTTGATGTTAATTGCTTGGCTTATTCACCAGATTCACAGTTGTTGGCTACTGGAGCAGACGATAACAAAGTGAAG GTTTGGAATGTTTCTTCAGGTTTTTGCTTTATAACATTCTCAGAGCACACTAATGCAGTTACGGCTCTTCATTTTATGGCTAATAACCATTCTCTGTTAAGCGCTTCTCTTGACGGGACAGTTCGTGCATGGGATTTATTCCGATACCGTAATTTCAGGACATTCACTACCCCTTCGTCAAGGCAGTTTGTGTCTTTGGCGGCAGACCAAAGTGGTGAAGTAATTTGTGCAGGAACTTTAGATTCTTTTGAG ATATTTGTTTGGTCAATGAAGACTGGTCGTTTGTTGGATGTCCTTAGCGGTCATGAAGGTCCTGTGCATGGGTTGACATTTTCTCCTACAAAT GCAGTATTAGCTTCATCATCATGGGACAAAACAGTTCGTTTATGGGATGTCTTTGAAGGTAAAGGTTCAGTTGAACCTTTTACTCACACACATGATGTTCTTACGGTAGTTTATCGCCCGGATGGAAGGCAACTGGCTTGCAGCTCATTAGATGGGCAAATTCATTTTTGGGACCCTGTAGATGGCTTGTTAATGTATACCATTGAGGGCCGCAGGGATATTGCTGGGGGACGCCTCATGACTGATCGTAGATCAGCAGCAAACTCAACTGCTGGGAAATGCTTCACAACCTTATGCTATTCTGCTGATGGGAGTTACATATTAGCTGGTGGAAGTAGCAAGTACATCTGCATGTATGACGTTGCTGATCAG ATTCTTCTACGTCGCTTTCAAATAACCCACAACCTCTCATTAGATGGAGTCCTCGACTTTTTGAACTCAAAGAATATGACTGATGCTGGTCCCCTTGATTTAGTCGATGATGATGATTCAGATACAGAAGAAGGCGTTAATAAACAAGTGCGAACAAAGTTGGGCTATGATTTGCCAGGCTCTATGCCCAATCGTGGAAGGCCCATTGTTCGAACGAAATGCCTTAGAATTGCACCCACTGGGCGCAGCTTTTCTGCAGCAACCACAGAAGGAGTTCTAGTTTATTCAGTTGACGAGTCATTTATCTTTGATCCTACTGATCTTGACATAGATGTGACTCCGGAG GCAGTTGATGAAGCACTGAACGAGGATCAACCAAACAGAGCTTTGATTCTCAGCCTTCGTCTAAATGAGGATTCtctaattaaaaaatgtattttttccATCAATCCGTTGGATATACCAGCTATGGCATCGTCGGTTCCTTACAGATATCTTCAGAGGTTGATAGAGGCACTTGCTGATCTATTGGAAAGCTGTCCACACTTGGAGTTTATACTTCGATGGTGTCAG GAGCTGTGCAAAGCTCAGGGTAATTCAATTCAGCAGAATTCCAGAAATCTTCTTCCATGTTTAAAATCTTTGCAAAAGGCAATTACCAGAATACATCAGGATTTGGCAGATACTTGTTCTTCAAATGAATATATGCTCCGATACTTATGCTCTGCAAGCAGCAACAAATGA